In Capsicum annuum cultivar UCD-10X-F1 chromosome 8, UCD10Xv1.1, whole genome shotgun sequence, the genomic window ctctctatcccattagtaaggataaaatttgggAACGCCTCATTTTCTCCATGTCCTTGTGGCAGTTAAGTTCTAAGTGTTAGTAGCacaaattaagaaaatacaaaCTTGTACTAACTTGACAGGGAAAAGAAATAAGAACCGTCATTCCCCTTATATAAATTTAGCAACAAGAGCAACAAACTGAGTTATCATCATTCAACAAGTAGCAGCAGACTTCATACTTTTCCATCACTAGATCGAACAATGTCCAAATCACTCTACTCCCCAGGAATCTTTCTGAATAAAATTTGCTTATTGTTTGGATCAAAATGTGAGGAGGAGGTTGGAAGATAGTTTAAGACACCAGCCCATTCCCTAGCCCCATTGATAAACCACAAAATCTTAAGTGACCCCACGCGTCTCCGTTCAATCATGTCAGACCAGAAGGAAACCCAGTCGAGTTTACCAACTTTCACTAATTGACATTGGAAGTGCTTGAGGAAAGCTTGCCCATGTCTATCACATAGTATCATCCCCAAATATTTTTACTAATAGACCCGACAGTCGGTTTACTTGATGAATCTGAGTTATCATCATTCAAGTAGCAGCAGCAGACTTTACACTTTAACGCCACACAATATTTTAAAGCTTCCTATGTTCACCAAGTTTGTcgaattttcttcttcaacttacATGGTTATGCACGTCTATTCCTGACTATACCTACAACAACAATCACATGTTAGGTATACACATTGAGTTTTTACGAGTGCAAGGACCCCACAGCCAAAAATCACCAGTAATACCAATTTTAGTTTCTCTTGGACTCTCCACCATATGTCACTTCAGGGCCGCTAAAACTTAAAACTTAACAGAAGTATAGTAGAATTTAGCAAGCACGCTACTCACTCTCCTACAACTTTCCAGACCAGATttaggaaaaaggaaaaatattacgAGCAGAAACCAGTGAGGCAGGCACCTGAATCCCCCCATCCCCACCCTAGCCAACAACCAAGAGACAATTGAATCCAATCCCCACCCACACACACACTTCCACCACAGCCCTCGCCGGCAGAGAAAATGACAGCTTTCCAACACTCTCCACACAATCTATATGGATCATGTAGGACAATCTATCTATGCCTATAACGAGAGGTGCAGGATACGAAGAAAGGGGTCCCTTTAGGAAAAATCCCATTGCACAGGATAGCACGAAATGATCACAATCCACCCAAATTGATGGATCtgtggattttttttatttttttttttgttcttttctatctttgacttcctTTCCCATGGATGAATTCTTGGAGAAGATGTCCTATAAGTCCAACTTCAAGGGATAAATCTACCTCAGGATGATTTAAAAATATCCTAACATGATTTTAATTataccaagaacaaaatcctactTATTTGCACGAagaattcttttttctttcctttggaAGTAtcaaactggaaaaaaaaaatgaaaaacgtACACAAGTTCTACTCTTGATTTTAGTTGAACACTGAACGATACTGAGAAAAAGTTTCATTCATGCTTTTAGTATAGCATATCTCAATAACTAAAAAGCGGAATACAATCTATAGCCTAAATTCATTTTTCAACAAAGAGACAATTAGATAATTATGAAACTGCTACCGGAATGTGCTTCTCCGCAATTCATATAACTTCTCACAAGAGCTAAAGATACATTTGAATGCAACAAGCAAAATAGAAACACAGTAACAGTGCTTCGAACGATCTGAGCAAAATCAAGAACACAGCCAAGAACCAGACTACAATACGCTTTCACCGAGTCTCCCATTCCTTCATTTTCTTACCCTTGGGTTTCACAATAGGAGCATTAGCAGCAGCCATTTTCCCATTGTACTTGGCCCGAAGACTGTCATTGTATGTCCACCTGCTCCAACAGCAATCGTCAAATCAACAAGTGCAAAAGATGCTAGCAGAATAACACACAGATAAAGCTGGCCACTGAACACGAAAGCACAAACTATACATTGTAAACTAGAATACAGAAgtacataatgaaaattttgaaatagtctGCAGATCTTCCGTTTCTAGTTTGTCCCCGCAGGGAGGAGATTCAACTAAGAAATATACACACATGCATCGCAAACTGACATGGTGGAAGTCAAATATAGTACTCCTGTTGGCCAGCAAGTAATAGCATTCAAATGGCCAAGCCTCTCATCACAGGCACAGCAGCAACCTTGGGGCAGCTTGTTTGGGAAACTAGTTATCCTGGGATTAGCTATCCCGCGATTAGTTATCCCACCCTCAAGAAGGGATAAAAAGAACACTAAAATCCCGGGATGAGTTATCCCATGAATTTTATCCCAAACAAACATGGGATAAGCTCATCTTAAAATTAATCTCACGATTAATTATCCGTTATCCCTCCTACCAAACGAACCCTTAGTATTAGACAGAGACTAGCAGCCATGCAAAGTCTTCAATGAAAACCAGGGACATGGACAGATATTACTATACTTCCTCTCGGTATAATCTAAGCCTCGCAAACCAGACGATCGAATGGAATCAGGATGCTAGGTACTTTCTTTCTCAAACTGGCTTTGGCTGTAATCCCAGATGCCCTAAGCTACTCGGACATGTTGCAAGCTGGCTACAAAGGCATTACTCAACAGAAgagtacttttattttattttctactaaGCTAGATAATTTATTGAGTGAAAAAGTGCTCATATTTTGGGGAATTCCCTTTTCAAAATTGAActtactgaactgaaagtaaacgtGTCCCATTGTCTCGTTAATGTACAGTAATAAACTTCTATGTTTCTCCAAATGATTTTAATAAGCACATCCGCTCCTATGTTTGAATCTTTGTTAAGTATTTTAGTTTAATacatgactagtcaagaatgatgGAGGGAATTTGAAGGTAAAACTCAGAAAGCACCCAAAGTCTATGGCCACATTCTCCCACACCTCCAAAAGTCGTTTCAAGGCCCCAAACTCTGAGGCTCCCAATCACAAACTTCCTATGCCATATGAGGCTTTCAATTCTTTTCCTATCCAGCGGGGCCAGGTACATTAGCCATGACAAAAACTTCCCAACCATCAAAAACAGAAGAAGAGCGTTTTACAGGAACAGAAAAAGGGATGCTCCTATACTAGCATGGATCACTCACAAAAATGCAGTCAAAATTTTCAAGGCCCCAAAACTTGTTTATTGTCTCATTTTCTGGAAATTTTGATGGTTTCAACGCTAGAATACACTCAGAAAGGAAACATCTCAATAGATGATCGAATTCTTCATACATTCATGCCCATAAATCCACCTAGCAAACGAAAATTTTCTCCTATCACACCAAATCTCGCCCTAGGTACTGATACACACACGAGATAAACCTCTCTACACCCTGAAATGCACATCATTCACTCTTAAGACCCTTGGCCAGGATAATAGTTATTTCTTAAAAATCCCAAGCAAAAGAACTATAGAAATAGCAGGTGATTAATCGAGCATGCAAGAATCCAGCAGCATATAAGACAAGACccataaaagagagagagagagagagagagagagagtagcaATCAACGTGATGCGCTGTATTGTTTGACATAAAAATCATCCACTTCATAGAAGGCAACTAAGACTCCAGAACAAAGTTCTGACGCAACTGTGAAACAtccaaagtataattaatatattcatTATGTAACTTTAATCTTATCCATTGCTTTATCCTATGCTTTTCTGTAGACTAAAACTCAGTTTGGAGGGCCGGGATAGAGAGAGATTACCagtttcaagaaaataaaatatgctaaAGAGCACAAAATGTGACATCCCTTCAACCAAAGTGAAAGAGCAGCTACGATAATCATAGTTGGACAAAGGTAGTATTCACCATTGTGTTGAAATCATTAAACCAGATGTTAACATGAAACAAACaagacaacttttttttttttgataactgttgtgtccgggccagctttcgcacacctcgactaaatccacgagATACCTgctacctgccacctcccacctcCCACctggtaactctgtccaccaagactagaacagatgggaagaatcacctagtgtttttgtctCAACTGGGATTTGAATCTGAGACCTTAGACTCTTAACcaacttcattgaccactaggctaCACCCTTGAGTGCAGCGACATAATTTAGAAATACTAATCCAGCATATCTATGTGACAAATTGATTGAACAGAGATGGGCATGTAAATATAAGGTATAAGGTACTTACGGGTTGTTCCAATCAGTTGTGTCCTCATTGACAAGATGTGTCCATTTTGTCCTTCCACTGCGACCAAAGTGTTTAACCTGCATGACTTTTGGTAGTATGGATTTATCCAATTTATCCTCCCCTGTTGGTGCAGAGAAATCACGGTGTAATATACCATCAGCACCAGAAGTTCCAGTTGTGTCATCAGCATCTGTCTGGAAGAAAGCACCCTTGTGGTAGTACTTCTGCATAAACTTCCACTTCTGCTTGGGTGGTGGGGCAGGTTTCGGGTTTCTCCTTTCCCACTCCTTCCTCTCTTCTTCAGTCATATTTCTTACTCTCTCTATTTCTTCCCTCTCCTTCTTACTAGCCTCTCTGTCCTCCCGCTCCCTCTTGATCCTGGCAATTTCTCTGGACTTCCAAGCTTCATATTCTTCAGCCTCATTCACCTCATCGTCAGTATCTACATCAGCAATATTAGCTTCCTGCTCCaaatttttctgaattatttcttcCTCTCGTATCTTCTCAACTACTATTTGCTTTGTTTCAAGTTTTCTCTCCTCTAACCTCCTCTTCACTAACTCCTCCAGAGCTCTTTCCTCCGCCTCGCGCTTCTCACGCTCGTCTATGGTATCTCTCTCAGATTTTGGAACAAAAACTGGTTTCACCATTGCTATCCCTGTGGTCTCTTCCTCTGATTCAGTCTCGTATTCTgattcttcttcctcctcttcctctacctcctcttcttcttcctccagCAGAGGTTCTTCCTGTTGTCTCTGAAGATTCTTTTCTCTGATTCTCCTCCTCCTTTCATCCAAGGCATCTTCATCCTCCTCCTCAAATTCCATTCTTTCTAGTCTTCTATTTTCCTCTTCTATGGTTGAAACAATCTCCGCTTGTCGGATGCGACGATGATCTGCTCTGATTTCCTCACGGTTATCAACTCTACTCTCTGCCAGTCGACGCAGCCTTGCATCATCCTTTCTTGCAATGTCTAAACCACCCTGACTGGGAAAGGCTTTCTCAAGCGCTGCTTCCCGGTTCATCCTAATATCCTCATCTTTTTCCGGTTCATCTGCCCATTCAGGAGCTTTACCAGGCCAATATCTTTTCACTTTCGTTTGGCCAATTTTACCCCGGAGCTTTTCCCTAATTGCAATGATTGTATCACTTACACCAGCTGTTACAGACATTTTTATCAGAGAAAGAACCCCCCTTTAAGAAAATGGTATGTAAAGAAAACAGAGGTCACTTTATCTGCCTCAAGCCTCCGAATCCAATGATTTAATCTCcctattacaaataaaaaaaggagaataaaTTAGATGAGATTATATATGTGAGCATAATATGTTTCATTGGTGACAGCTACACAAGAAATTTGAACAAGGACATCACAGCCAAATCAAATCCACATAACTGATCGAGGAGAGTACTTGGAAGAAAtaaagttcacaacaacaacaacgtacccagtgtattcccacctagtgggattagtggggtctggggagggtagagtgtacgcagaccataccactacctcaagagaagtagagaggtggtttccgatagacccccggcttaggaccgatacCCATATAAGGAAGAAATCaagtttcttaaaaaaaaaaaaaaaaagacgggGAAGGGGAAATGGGGAGGGGATTACTATGTGGGGAATTaaaccctcaccaacaaggtggGAGTGTTTATGTACCCAACCAACCAACTGAGCAACTACGACTTCCCACATTGGAAGAAATAAAGTGGATTCAGAGGAGATATCAGGGcccatcaaaagaaaaagagaataacCTATAAAGGAGAATTCTTATTCCAATATCTTCTCTAGAGTCGCAACCAGTTCAGCCTATCTAACATCAACAT contains:
- the LOC107839698 gene encoding microfibrillar-associated protein 1A, giving the protein MSVTAGVSDTIIAIREKLRGKIGQTKVKRYWPGKAPEWADEPEKDEDIRMNREAALEKAFPSQGGLDIARKDDARLRRLAESRVDNREEIRADHRRIRQAEIVSTIEEENRRLERMEFEEEDEDALDERRRRIREKNLQRQQEEPLLEEEEEEVEEEEEEESEYETESEEETTGIAMVKPVFVPKSERDTIDEREKREAEERALEELVKRRLEERKLETKQIVVEKIREEEIIQKNLEQEANIADVDTDDEVNEAEEYEAWKSREIARIKREREDREASKKEREEIERVRNMTEEERKEWERRNPKPAPPPKQKWKFMQKYYHKGAFFQTDADDTTGTSGADGILHRDFSAPTGEDKLDKSILPKVMQVKHFGRSGRTKWTHLVNEDTTDWNNPWTYNDSLRAKYNGKMAAANAPIVKPKGKKMKEWETR